CTATAGTTATAATAATACAGAAAATCAGGCTGGATTTTTATTATTCAACAAAAACCATGGTTGGAATGCGAATCTCACGGCCCAATGGAATTTATTTAATGGTCATCAATTGAGAAAAGAAATCGCCAATTCAAAAATCCAGATTTTAAAATCCAGCTTATTGTATGAAGCCCTTCAACTTGAAAATGAGACCAAAATTCGCGATGCATATAGTTCTTTTTTGATGGCCCAAGAAATATTACAATTAGAGGAACGCAACACCAAATTAGCAAGAGAACAACTGGAGCTGGTAAGCCAAAAATATCAGTCAGGCGAAGCCTTGTTTCTGGAACTCAAAGAAGCAAAGACCCAGCTGGAAGCCAGCATTCATCAAATGCTTGAATATAAATACCAAGCCAAAGTAGCAGAGTTAGAATATCTGAGAATTAGTGGGGAATTGGTTAAATAACCATAAGTTTTAAAGGGTATATTGCTTGATCTCAATTCCATCCTACTAATTATTAACAAATTAAGAACAGGCCTAATATACCCCATGCTTCCTTATCTTTGGGCAAACAACCGGATACATGTTGCAACTTAGATTTGCTACAGGCATACTCGCATTAATATATTCCTTGCAAGTCATTGCACAATGTCCTGAGATCACCAATACAACTACTGTTCCTAATTGCATCCCTGAGAGTACACGTTGTGGAGGAGACCAAATTACCATAAATGTTCAGGGGGGCGACCTCCCGCACAATGGCAAAATTGATTATTATGCTGATATAAATGCGGGGTTTGATCCTTACCTCGGACAAGGCGTTAAAATTGGAAGTGCTAACATTACGACAAGCAATCCAAAATGCAGGATTTGCCCTTCCCTATTAGGTTTTATGATTGATGCTTGTGGCACGGAAGCTCCTAATGAATTCCTGATTATGTGGAGCGGCAGTGGTTTAAATACCTCTGATTTCAATTTTGATTATGCGCCTCAAAACAACACTGGAGGTGCTGGTAATGCAGACATCGGGCCTGGTGGCTGTGGAATTGGGGCTGGTCCATCCGGTTTGGTTGGAGGCTGCAGCGCTATTTCTGTGGGTGCAAATTTCAATATTCCGGCCAACTCAATTTGGATTGTCTTTACGAGTTCGAATGCATCAACATCTTATGATTTCAGTGCAGTTTGTGGATTGAGCTGTAAAATTTATGTTTCCGCAAGTACTTGCACCAGAACCATCGGGGCTTTCTCAAATTTTGATGCAAGTCCAGGATCCCGCACACAGGTCATGACGATTACGGGCTGTGGATGTTCAACAAATGCAAGCTACGATATCCCCGGGATGCTCACCGGAAATGGTGACTTTTGGGCTGAAGGCAGCATCAGCAATAATGGCTGTGCAGTTCCATCGCTTTCTACTCCTGCGTATACCGCTGCAACAAGTGTCATCAGCCCGTTTATGTATACGATACCACAAAGCTGGTGCGAGAAAGACTATGAAATAGTAGGCATTCCCAATCCGGCACCCGATCCCGATTGTTGCATGAATATTTATACAGAACGGATATTGATTCGGGTTAAATGTCCAATTGCAAATACCAGCATTATAGAAGCATGTGAGACCAACAGCGGACAGGCCGTATTTACATTGGAAGATGCAGACGCAGACGTCCTTGGAAGCAGCAACGGCACTGTCGAGTATTTCCGGGATATGGCAGGAACCCAGCGCATTTTTTCTCCATATACATCTGGTAATGCGACTATTTATGCACGTATTTCAGATGGCAATTGTAAATCCAATATTGTTGCCATCCAGTTAAAAGTTAATTTGCTACCTGTTGCCAAAGCAACATCCGATAAACAATGCGATGATGGTAGTGGCTTTGCAAGTTTTGATCTCAGCAATTTAGAAAACACTATTAAAAATGGAAATAATGGAGCGAGCGTCAAATTTTTTGAGGACATCAACAAAACGAACGAAATCAATTCTCCTTACAATACAAATTCAACTATTATCTATGCTTGTATCCACGATGGCAAATGCGAATCCAAACCTGTAGCCATTCAATTAACGGTTTTGCCAAAACCTGTTGCAACAACCGTCAGTGCCAGTGCCTGCCCCGGAGCTAATGGACTGGCTGTATTCCTGTTGATCGATCTCATTCCTAAAATTACCAACAATCCTTCCGGGTATGCGGTAAATTTTTATGAAGAAGATCTACTCCTTAAAAAAATAAATCCACCTTATACGACTGCAGGAGACACCATTTATGCTACGGTGTCGGATGGAACTTGTGTTTCAGATCCTGTTGAGATCATCTTAAAAGTAACAGATTTGAATTCCGTTTTACTATTATCCGACAGAGCTTGTGATGATGGTTCAGGAACTGCAATTTTTAATCTTTTTGGAGCAACGAGATATTTACAACAAGGAGACACAAGCATCAAAGTGAGTTGGTATCGGGATAGTTTGAAAGTGGATACTTTAATATCCCCTGTAAATATTTCAGGAATTGATACTATTTATGCCTTCCTGCGCAAGGACAGTTGTGTTTCGAAATACATTCCTGTCATTTTAGAATCTGTGAACCGCCCGGTTGCGCAAAGCTGCACATTTGAATTTTGTTCAGATAGTTTAGGTCTGGTAAATTTTCCTTTGAGCACTTTGGAAGATTGCATCAGAGGGGCCCAGCATTCCGGAAAACAAATATTGTTTGCAAGAGACAGCCTCATGACAAACGTCATAAATGGAACTTATACAGGTACTGGTGATACTTTATATGCGGTGATTTTGGATTCGCCATGTAATTCAAATCCAACAAAACTAGTTATTGATATTTTAGCTTCCCCGTATTTTACCAAACCTAATGATACTGTTGTATGCGAAACTTATATTCTTCCAATTTTAAAAGGAAGTAAACTCAGCCCTAATGCAGCTTATTATAATGCATTTGGAAGCCGACTACAAGCAGGTGATAGTTTGTTGATCAGCCAATGGATTTTTCTTACAGACACACTAGCTCATTGCACTGATTTAGATAGTTTCCGGGTAGATATTATTCATAAACCAAATGCCGGAATAGATTGGAGTATTTCTATTTGTGAAGGAAATGTGTTTAATCTAAATTCAGCCTTATCCGGCCATGATGCCGGCGGGTATTTTGAAGATCTGGATTTCTCCGGAAGTTTGCAGGATAGTTTGTTTGACAGCAACGGACACAACGGCAAAACCTTTAGGTTTGCCTATATTCACAATGGAAATTCTTATTGCGACAGCGATAGTTCGATCATCACTATTCAGGTCGTTAAACAATTAAATGCCGGCAATAATGCAAGCGTTAGCATCTGTGAAGATGAACAAATTCAACTTCAAAATTTATTGATCAATGCTGATTTCGGCGGACTCTTTATAGATCCACAATTAACCGGAGCACTTAGTCAAAATCAGTGGGATTCAAAAATTTCAGGGCTCGGTTCCTTTACCATCATTTACCAGGTTGGCGATGGCATTACTTGTCCGGTAGACACATCTGCCCTGCGCATCGATGTGTATCCCAAAATTGAAATTGATCAACCGGTTGATATTAGAAAATGTGGCTATTTTGTCCTGCCTCCGATCACTGGAAAAAACACAAATGGCAGAACTGCATATTACGCCTTGCCGGGCGGACTAGGAAAAAATTATCAGACAGGTGATACTATTTTCTCAACATCAACTCTTTATATTTTCGGATCTGAAACAGGTTATTGTACGGATGAGGATAGTTTTAAGATAGAATTGTTGCAAGAGATCAACTCTAATTATTCCCTTTCCAATGTTTGTCCGGATTATACACTTCAGATTGGAACAGAGCTTTTTGATAAACAACGGCCTTCCGGAATTGCTACTTTAAAAAATGCTTCCGCATCAGGTTGTGACAGCATAGTCCATGTCGATTTAAGTTTTTTACCCGTATCAGAATCCAATTTATCAAAAACCTATTGTGCGAGCAAAAATTTGATGATTGGAAATGTGATCTTCGACATCAACAATCCAAATGGCACTGTAAACTTAAAGAACCAAAGTAGCTACGGATGTGATAGCTTTATTCATGTAAGCCTTAGCTTTATACCACTTCAAATAGACAGCTCACAAGCCAGCATTTGCAAAGGCGACCGCATTCAAATTGGAAAACAATTTTATGATGAAAACAAGCTGACCGGCATAGATACATTTGCTGCTAGCAACCCCGACTTGTGCGACAGTATTGTATTTGTAAATATAGTACTCTTGCAAAATGGAGTATTCAATTATTCCAATATTATCTGCGAGAACGACAGCGTTCTGATCGGAAATGTTTATTTCAGTAAGATACGTCCGGGATTGCAGGATACAATTCCATCCGGAGCTGCCAATCTTTGCGACAGTATCGTGAATATTCAACTCACTTTTTATCCGGTCAATAGACAAATCCTGAACGACACCCTTTGTGAAAATGAGTTTTTGCTCATTAATAGTAAACGTTACGA
The genomic region above belongs to Saprospiraceae bacterium and contains:
- a CDS encoding TolC family protein; protein product: MREKIAEFELKELKAEFYPKVYLNTAYSYNNTENQAGFLLFNKNHGWNANLTAQWNLFNGHQLRKEIANSKIQILKSSLLYEALQLENETKIRDAYSSFLMAQEILQLEERNTKLAREQLELVSQKYQSGEALFLELKEAKTQLEASIHQMLEYKYQAKVAELEYLRISGELVK
- a CDS encoding gliding motility-associated C-terminal domain-containing protein, producing the protein MLQLRFATGILALIYSLQVIAQCPEITNTTTVPNCIPESTRCGGDQITINVQGGDLPHNGKIDYYADINAGFDPYLGQGVKIGSANITTSNPKCRICPSLLGFMIDACGTEAPNEFLIMWSGSGLNTSDFNFDYAPQNNTGGAGNADIGPGGCGIGAGPSGLVGGCSAISVGANFNIPANSIWIVFTSSNASTSYDFSAVCGLSCKIYVSASTCTRTIGAFSNFDASPGSRTQVMTITGCGCSTNASYDIPGMLTGNGDFWAEGSISNNGCAVPSLSTPAYTAATSVISPFMYTIPQSWCEKDYEIVGIPNPAPDPDCCMNIYTERILIRVKCPIANTSIIEACETNSGQAVFTLEDADADVLGSSNGTVEYFRDMAGTQRIFSPYTSGNATIYARISDGNCKSNIVAIQLKVNLLPVAKATSDKQCDDGSGFASFDLSNLENTIKNGNNGASVKFFEDINKTNEINSPYNTNSTIIYACIHDGKCESKPVAIQLTVLPKPVATTVSASACPGANGLAVFLLIDLIPKITNNPSGYAVNFYEEDLLLKKINPPYTTAGDTIYATVSDGTCVSDPVEIILKVTDLNSVLLLSDRACDDGSGTAIFNLFGATRYLQQGDTSIKVSWYRDSLKVDTLISPVNISGIDTIYAFLRKDSCVSKYIPVILESVNRPVAQSCTFEFCSDSLGLVNFPLSTLEDCIRGAQHSGKQILFARDSLMTNVINGTYTGTGDTLYAVILDSPCNSNPTKLVIDILASPYFTKPNDTVVCETYILPILKGSKLSPNAAYYNAFGSRLQAGDSLLISQWIFLTDTLAHCTDLDSFRVDIIHKPNAGIDWSISICEGNVFNLNSALSGHDAGGYFEDLDFSGSLQDSLFDSNGHNGKTFRFAYIHNGNSYCDSDSSIITIQVVKQLNAGNNASVSICEDEQIQLQNLLINADFGGLFIDPQLTGALSQNQWDSKISGLGSFTIIYQVGDGITCPVDTSALRIDVYPKIEIDQPVDIRKCGYFVLPPITGKNTNGRTAYYALPGGLGKNYQTGDTIFSTSTLYIFGSETGYCTDEDSFKIELLQEINSNYSLSNVCPDYTLQIGTELFDKQRPSGIATLKNASASGCDSIVHVDLSFLPVSESNLSKTYCASKNLMIGNVIFDINNPNGTVNLKNQSSYGCDSFIHVSLSFIPLQIDSSQASICKGDRIQIGKQFYDENKLTGIDTFAASNPDLCDSIVFVNIVLLQNGVFNYSNIICENDSVLIGNVYFSKIRPGLQDTIPSGAANLCDSIVNIQLTFYPVNRQILNDTLCENEFLLINSKRYDNNNPSGIEIFSKASQFGCDSLLEIQLSFLNAVRSQYTPMVCENDSLFIHGKYYFKNKSQGLDTLFAQATGGCDSIVTINLQLLPLRQQLVDTSICENESIIINGNRYDKNNSSGIEILSGASVHGCDSLLQVNVTLLPLSRNMIRDTLCQEEEILIHGVRYNKNNPSGSSIVTSSFGCDSIIDVDLQFSQLMVQYPVEVAISQGASHNLQLVPNFNPSTINWSPTAGLSCVDCLNPVITPNSDQDYTVTLTDENGCIITIHIRVRLFADDQVFVPNAFSPNGDNINDVFRIISENKLTNVRSFFIFDRWGNQIYSEGNKSIGDLKGWDGNSLNGDKMNPGVYIFAIELEFPGNQIRKLYGDISLIR